A part of Solicola gregarius genomic DNA contains:
- a CDS encoding GlxA family transcriptional regulator — MHRIAVLARQGVMPLELGLVHQIFGAAKSADGRRLYEITTCAPTVGALRTNADFCIEIEHGPEVIAAADTVVVPASHELDDGPDGSVIGPDVAAALARIRPGTRIASICTGSFLLASAGLLDDRPATTHWQSAERFRALFPRVRLDADVLYTDDGEVLTSAGEASGIDLCLHMIRRDHGSAVANAVARSNVVPPHRDGGQAQYISYPVREPERSSTTEARRWALEHLDRPLNLRELAEREAMSVRTFTRRFREEVGTSPGQWLAQRRLDRARQLLEETDLSIESVAARAGFGTATSLRSQLHGALGVSPRAYRRTFRVSTAP, encoded by the coding sequence ATGCACCGGATCGCCGTTCTCGCCCGGCAGGGCGTCATGCCACTCGAGCTCGGGCTCGTGCACCAGATCTTCGGCGCGGCGAAGTCCGCCGACGGCCGTCGGCTGTACGAGATCACCACCTGCGCGCCGACGGTCGGCGCCCTGCGTACGAATGCCGACTTCTGCATCGAGATCGAGCATGGGCCCGAGGTCATCGCCGCCGCCGACACCGTCGTGGTCCCCGCCTCCCACGAGCTCGACGACGGGCCGGACGGTTCGGTGATCGGACCCGACGTCGCCGCCGCCCTCGCGCGCATCCGGCCGGGTACGCGGATCGCCTCGATCTGCACGGGCAGCTTCCTGCTGGCGTCCGCCGGACTCCTCGATGACCGCCCGGCCACGACGCATTGGCAGTCGGCCGAGCGGTTCCGCGCACTGTTCCCGCGCGTGCGCCTCGATGCCGATGTGCTCTACACCGACGACGGCGAGGTGCTGACCTCGGCTGGTGAGGCGTCGGGGATCGACCTGTGCCTGCACATGATCCGGCGCGATCACGGCAGCGCCGTCGCGAACGCGGTCGCCCGCTCGAACGTCGTGCCGCCACACCGCGACGGCGGGCAGGCGCAGTACATCAGCTATCCGGTGCGCGAGCCGGAGCGGTCATCGACGACCGAGGCCCGGCGATGGGCCCTCGAGCACCTCGACCGGCCGTTGAACCTCCGTGAGCTGGCCGAGCGCGAGGCGATGAGCGTGCGCACCTTCACCCGTCGATTCCGGGAGGAGGTCGGCACCTCGCCCGGTCAGTGGCTCGCCCAGCGCCGACTCGACCGGGCCCGACAGCTGCTCGAAGAGACCGATCTGTCGATCGAGAGCGTCGCCGCACGGGCGGGGTTCGGTACGGCGACGTCACTGCGATCGCAACTCCATGGCGCGCTCGGTGTCTCGCCGCGCGCGTATCGGCGTACCTTCCGCGTGTCCACCGCCCCCTGA